The genomic region TAACAGTTGGTGTAATAGTCGTTCAAAATTTCACCGGTAGGCGAAGTAACACTTGCCGGAACCCGACACGCCGGCGGTGCATGAGCTATCAGGCACACTCGGGACAGCAGGCACTGTTCGTCGGGTGATTCAAATACCAGAACGGGGCCAGACCGGCTGTGCAGTAATCGATGCCGTCCGGCGGTCCAGGCGGGTGCGCAGCGTGCCCCGGACGACCCACAGTCGCAGGTGGAATAGACACTGCCTGCCAGACGCCGCCTGTTCGCCCTACGAATCCCGGCCGGTCGGACGCTGCACCGCGTCGGAGTCGTCGTCGCTCTCCTCCCCGTCCCACGTCTCCAGCGACGCGAGCTCCTCGGCGACCTCGCGTACGTCCCGGCTGTCCAGGTCCCCCCGCTCGGTGACGATGGTATCGACGAGATGCGGCGGCGTCTCGTCGAACACCGGATTCGAGACCGAGAGCGGTGCGTCGCCATCGTAGACCGCCGACCGCCGTCCCGTCTCCAGATTGACCGTCTCCTCAGTGCTCACCTTGTCCGTCGAGCAGACGACGTAGAGCGGGATCTCCTCGTGTGCGGCCGCGAGTGCTGCGGCCCGCGTCCCGGTCTTGTTCACGACCGTCCCGTCGGGCAGCACCGTGTCGGCCCCGACTAGCACCGCGTCCACGTCCTCGGTTGCCATCGTGTGAGCGACCCCTGCGTCGGTCACGAGGGTGACCGGGTACTCGTCGACGAGCGCCTCGGCCACGGCGACGCCCTCGCCACCGGGGCGGGACTCGGCGACGAACAGCTCCATCGGGCTCCCGTCACGGAGTGCGCCGAGGACCGTCCCCGACCGCGAGAGCGTCAGGACCGTCCGGTCGCTGATGAGTGCGCCCGCCCGGACCGCCGCGTCGGTATCGGCCGTCACGGCGCGGTGGATGCCGTCGATGGCGTGCTGTTCCAGGCTCGCGGCCGACTGGTCCGCGCTCGCCAGTGCCCGGTTCACCCGGTTCTTGAGCACGGCCATGCTCGGCCGAGCGCGGAGGAGCCGCTGGCCGAGATCGGTGAGTTCGTCCCACGCCTCGTCGTCGTCGGCTCCCTCCTGGACGAGCAGACCGGCCCGGTCGCGGAGCACCTCCAGTGCGCGGAGCGACAGGTACGCCGCGCCGTGCTGGTCGTCTGCGGTGATGTCCCGGACTGTCGGCGCGACCCGCTGGTAGGCCGTCCAGAGCTCCGGCACCGCGTCGCGCCGGGGTATCTCGGTCGGTGACACCCACTCGTACTCGTCGTGTTCGTCGCTCAGCGTCACGTCCTGGGTCTCGCAGTCGAACAGGTACGGGTGGACCACCCAGTCGCGGTCCAGGTCTTCGTCCGTGAACCGGACGGGCGTGCCGGTTCCGACCAGCTCGATTGCCGTCTCGTCCAGCCCGGTCTCCTCCGAAATCTCGACGAGGGCCTGCTCGTCCGGGGCGTCCTCGGCGAAGCCCGAGACACCGCCCCACTGCCCCGTGTACGTCCCGACCGCGTCGCTCCGTCGGAGTAGCAACACCGTGCCCTCGTTTCGCAGGAACGCAGTCACGACGTGGGTTCCGTCGCTCATGGTCGACACGACGACTGCCCGGGTCCTGAACGTTCCCCTCCGGCGCGCGGAGGTTTTTGTCGACAGGGGTCACACCTTCTGGCATGGTTCGACTGGCCATCATCAGCGACACACACGTCCCCTCTCGCGAAGCGCGCATCCCGGATTGGGTCCGGGAGACGTGCGAGCAAGCGGACCACGTGGTCCACGCGGGCGACTTCGACTCCCCGGAAGCGTACGAGACGGTTCAGGAGTTCTCGCCCGAACTCACCGCAGTCGCCGGGAACGTGGACCCCCCATCGCTCGACCTGCCGGAGGTCGCCGTGCTCGAACTCGGCGGCGTCACCTTCGTCGTCACCCACGGGACCGGCCCGCTCGACGGCTACCGGAACCGGGTCGTCGGGACGGTCGAACGCAGTGCTGACGGTGACGCGGTCGGAATCTGTGGCCACACGCACGAGGTCATGGACGAGCCGGTCCGCGGGGTCCGACTCCTGAACCCCGGGAGTGCGACCGGTGCAGCCCCGGCTATCGAGGCGACCATGTACGTCGCCGAGGTCGAAGACGGCGAGCTGTCGGTCGAGTTGCGGGAGGGTCCCCGGTAGGGGCACACGTTTCCAACATCGGCGGTCTTTTCTCCGGCGCTCCCACACCCCTGTGCATGGAACTACTGCCCGTACCCGACATCCCGGAGATTCGGGAAGGGGACGACATCGCCGCCATCGTGTCCGAGCGGCTCGACCTTCAGCCGGACGACGTGGTTGTGGTCGCCTCGACCATCGTCTCGAAGGCGGAGGGGCGGTCCGCGGACCTCGCGGACTTCCCCGCCGGGCCGCGAGCCCGCGAGATCGCACAGAACCTCGAAGCCATCACGGGCGACGAGAAGGACCCGCGGTTCGCCCAGGCGGTCCTGGAGGAGTCGACGGAACTGCTGATGGAGGAGCCGTTCTTGCTGACCGAGACGCGCTTCGGCCACGTCGGCGTCAACGCCGGCATCGACCGGTCGAACATCCCGGGACACGACCTGCTCTTGCTCCCGGAGAACCCGACCGCGAGCGCCCAGCGCATCCACGAGGGGCTCGAACACGAGAACCCGGTCGTCGTCACGGACACGAGTGGCCGGCCGTTCCGCCACGGCCAGACCGCCGTCGCCATCGGCTGGGCAGGCATGCACGCCAGCCGAGACTGGCGCGGCGAACACGACCGCGACGGTCGCGAACTCGGCGTGACGGTCCAGTGTGTCGTCGACGAACTCGCCGCGGCGGCGAACCTGGTGGCTGGCGAGGGTGCCGGTGGCACGCCCGTGACGGTCGCCCGCGGCTGGGAGTTCGGCGACCACGAGGGCCACGACCTCGTGTTCCGCGACGTCGAGTCTGACTTCGTCCGCCAGGCGCTCCGGGGGTGGGAGTACGATGCGTAGGCTCGGCATCGAGCTCACGCCAGAACACCCGATGGACGAGCTGCTGGCGACCGCACAGGCCGCCGAGGACGCCGGCTTCGACACGCTGTTCGCTTCCTCGCATCACTTCAACCGCGACCCGTTCGTGGTCTGTGACCGCATCGCTCGCGAGACCGACCTCGACGTGGGGCCGGGGGTCGTCAACCCCTACGAGACGCATCCGGTCTCGCTCGCCTCGCGGATGGCGACGCTCGACGAGACTACTGACGGGAGTGCCGTCTTCGGTATCGGCGCGGGGGACAAGTCGGCCCTCTCGAACCTCGGCTACGAGCACGACCGGCCGCTCCGACGGGTGCTGGAGTCGTTCAAGGTCGCCCAGCGACTCTGGGACGGCGAGCGCGTGAACCACGACGGCACCTTCCAGGCGACCGCCGCCGAGTTGAACTTCGACGTCGGCCACATCCCGGTGTACGTCGGGGCGCAGGGACCCCACATGATCCGGATGGCCGCGAAACACGCCGACGGCGTCCTGCTCAACGGCTCGCATCCGCGGGACTTCGAGTGGGCTGCCGAGCGCGTCGAGGAAGGATTAGCGGAGCGTCCCGACTCTCGCGGCGAGTTCGACTTCGCGGCGTTCGCCAGCGTCTCTATCGCGGAGGACGCACAGGCGGCCCGCGAGGCGGCGCGGCCGCCGGTCGCGTTCATCGCGGCCGGGGCTGCCCCGCCGGTGCTCGACCGGCACGGACTGGACCACGACGCGGTGGCAGCGGTGGGCGAGGCACTCGGTGAGGGTGAGTTCACGGAGGCGTTCGGGCGCGTCACGGAGCCGATGCTGGACGCGTTCTGTATCGCGGGCACGCCGGACCAGGTTGGTGAGAAGATCGCCGACGTACTCGAGTACGCCGATAGTTTCGTTGCGGGGACGCCGCTCGGGCCGGAGCCGACTACTGCGCCCCGCCTTCTGGCGGCGGCGATCGAGCGAAGCTCTGGACGATAGCGCTGCCGAGGCCACCGAGGGCGAGGACGCCGAAGCCACCGGCCGCGGCGGCGGTCAGCAGGCCACCGACGGCCAGCAGGACGAACGACAGCGGGTCGCCGTTCTGGGCGACCGCGGTGAACCCCTCGATTATCTGTTCGACGTTGTAGATCGGGTCGGTCGCACTCTGCAGGACGACCCCCGGGAGTCCGCTTACCATACCTGAGCGTTCGAGCACTGGTACTTGATTCTGTCCGTTGGCATCAAGACGACCGAGGGCCAATGGGGCGCTATGCCCCACGACAGGTCGCTGGACGAGTTCGGGTCGGACACGACGGACGAGGAGCGAAGCGAGGCCGACGACGCGGCGGCCGGGTCGACGACCGAGACCGACCAGGCACCACCGGTCTCGGATTCGTCGCCGGCCGTGACGACCTACAGCTGGGTTCCCGAAGGCGGTGAGTGCGCGAGCTGTGGCACCGCGACCCAGCGTCGCTGGCGTGACCAGGCCGGCTTCGTTTGTGTTGACTGTAAGGAGTGGTGAATCGAGCGGGCTATCGGCCGAGATGTAGAAAGGACGCAAGAAGCGGTCGACGCTGCCGGTATCTGGTGGGCGTGGGGTTGTCTCCCACAGCCAACGTTACAAGGGTGGGGCCGCTAGTGTCATCAAATCCCACTGCGGTGGGTGGTCGGATGGGCCAGGTTACCGGATGCGTACTACGTTACCACAGCGAACAAAAAACATATGCGGGTGACCAACGCACCGCACAACAACGGCCCTCCACCGTTCACTGTCGACCGGACTGGTCGGTTTATCCACCTATGACGGATGCAAACACCCCAGACGCTGCGCCGCAGACGAGCCGCCCTGAAACCAATCTCGACGCACTTCCGATAGACGAGGCGGCACAGGTGAGCCGGGACGTCATCGCGAACGTCGAGAACGTCATCGTCGGCCATCACGACGAGATCGAGCACGTCGTGACGACCGTGCTTGCACGTGGCCACGTGCTCCTCGAAGACGTCCCCGGCGTCGGCAAGACGATGCTGGCGCGGGCGATTGCGGCATCTATCGACTGTTCGTTCAAGCGCGTCCAGTTCACACCGGACCTGCTCCCCTCCGATATCACCGGTGTGAACGTGTTCAACCAGAAGACCCGCGAGTTCGACTTCCAGGAAGGACCCGTGTTCGCCAACATGGTGCTGGGCGACGAGATCAACCGCGCCCCACCGAAGACGCAGTCCGCACTGCTGGAAGCCATGGAGGAGGAACAGGTCACCATCGACGGGACGACCCGCAAACTCCCCCAGCCGTTCACGGTCATCGCGACCCAGAACTCCGTCGAGCCGAACCGGACCTACGAACTCCCGCTCGCGGAGGTCGACCGCTTCATGAAGAAAC from Haloarchaeobius sp. HME9146 harbors:
- a CDS encoding MoxR family ATPase: MTDANTPDAAPQTSRPETNLDALPIDEAAQVSRDVIANVENVIVGHHDEIEHVVTTVLARGHVLLEDVPGVGKTMLARAIAASIDCSFKRVQFTPDLLPSDITGVNVFNQKTREFDFQEGPVFANMVLGDEINRAPPKTQSALLEAMEEEQVTIDGTTRKLPQPFTVIATQNSVEPNRTYELPLAEVDRFMKKLHLGYPNQEEESEMLARVVGHHPIESLEPVTDIETIRRARETVAAVTVKQAVRDYGTRLSQYTREHAKLGVSPRGTIALFRAAQARAVLEGRDYVIPEDVQVEAPRVLSHRIRLEASGPRDQGVQVVEEALENVRVE
- a CDS encoding NUDIX domain-containing protein — its product is MSDGTHVVTAFLRNEGTVLLLRRSDAVGTYTGQWGGVSGFAEDAPDEQALVEISEETGLDETAIELVGTGTPVRFTDEDLDRDWVVHPYLFDCETQDVTLSDEHDEYEWVSPTEIPRRDAVPELWTAYQRVAPTVRDITADDQHGAAYLSLRALEVLRDRAGLLVQEGADDDEAWDELTDLGQRLLRARPSMAVLKNRVNRALASADQSAASLEQHAIDGIHRAVTADTDAAVRAGALISDRTVLTLSRSGTVLGALRDGSPMELFVAESRPGGEGVAVAEALVDEYPVTLVTDAGVAHTMATEDVDAVLVGADTVLPDGTVVNKTGTRAAALAAAHEEIPLYVVCSTDKVSTEETVNLETGRRSAVYDGDAPLSVSNPVFDETPPHLVDTIVTERGDLDSRDVREVAEELASLETWDGEESDDDSDAVQRPTGRDS
- a CDS encoding 5,10-methylenetetrahydromethanopterin reductase, with protein sequence MRRLGIELTPEHPMDELLATAQAAEDAGFDTLFASSHHFNRDPFVVCDRIARETDLDVGPGVVNPYETHPVSLASRMATLDETTDGSAVFGIGAGDKSALSNLGYEHDRPLRRVLESFKVAQRLWDGERVNHDGTFQATAAELNFDVGHIPVYVGAQGPHMIRMAAKHADGVLLNGSHPRDFEWAAERVEEGLAERPDSRGEFDFAAFASVSIAEDAQAAREAARPPVAFIAAGAAPPVLDRHGLDHDAVAAVGEALGEGEFTEAFGRVTEPMLDAFCIAGTPDQVGEKIADVLEYADSFVAGTPLGPEPTTAPRLLAAAIERSSGR
- a CDS encoding coenzyme F420-0:L-glutamate ligase, whose protein sequence is MELLPVPDIPEIREGDDIAAIVSERLDLQPDDVVVVASTIVSKAEGRSADLADFPAGPRAREIAQNLEAITGDEKDPRFAQAVLEESTELLMEEPFLLTETRFGHVGVNAGIDRSNIPGHDLLLLPENPTASAQRIHEGLEHENPVVVTDTSGRPFRHGQTAVAIGWAGMHASRDWRGEHDRDGRELGVTVQCVVDELAAAANLVAGEGAGGTPVTVARGWEFGDHEGHDLVFRDVESDFVRQALRGWEYDA
- a CDS encoding metallophosphoesterase family protein; this translates as MVRLAIISDTHVPSREARIPDWVRETCEQADHVVHAGDFDSPEAYETVQEFSPELTAVAGNVDPPSLDLPEVAVLELGGVTFVVTHGTGPLDGYRNRVVGTVERSADGDAVGICGHTHEVMDEPVRGVRLLNPGSATGAAPAIEATMYVAEVEDGELSVELREGPR